Proteins from a single region of Pseudomonas phenolilytica:
- a CDS encoding isochorismatase family protein, translated as MTIPTLTPYNLPSEWAVNKVQWPVDPARAVLLIHDMQDYFCDFWGEGSAFVAALVERLAAVRAHCKALGIPVVYTAQPGQQANAERALLNDMWGPGITQYPARQGIVAGLAPAADDTVLVKWRYSAFQRSPLEHMLRELGRDQLIIGGIYGHIGCLMTACDAFMRDIQPFLLADGIADFTQADHQMALNYVATRCGRVIECREVLGLGHAAGLRLTREALQARLLAMLDEIDEPFDPDENLLDYGLDSIQVMSLLSEWREQGLELSFTDLAKTPTLNGWWAQIQQHGGAA; from the coding sequence ATGACGATCCCCACGCTCACGCCCTACAACCTGCCCAGCGAATGGGCGGTGAACAAGGTCCAGTGGCCGGTCGACCCCGCGCGCGCGGTGCTGCTGATCCATGACATGCAGGACTATTTCTGCGATTTCTGGGGCGAGGGCAGCGCCTTCGTCGCCGCGCTGGTCGAGCGTCTGGCCGCCGTGCGCGCGCACTGCAAGGCGCTCGGCATCCCGGTGGTCTACACCGCGCAACCGGGGCAGCAGGCCAACGCCGAGCGGGCGCTGCTCAACGATATGTGGGGCCCCGGCATCACCCAGTATCCGGCGCGTCAGGGCATCGTCGCCGGCCTGGCGCCGGCGGCGGACGACACCGTGCTGGTCAAATGGCGTTACAGCGCCTTCCAGCGTTCGCCGCTGGAACACATGCTGCGCGAGCTGGGCCGTGATCAGCTGATCATCGGGGGCATCTACGGCCACATCGGCTGCCTGATGACCGCCTGCGACGCCTTCATGCGCGACATCCAGCCGTTCCTGCTGGCCGATGGCATTGCCGACTTCACTCAGGCCGACCACCAGATGGCGCTGAACTACGTCGCCACGCGCTGCGGGCGGGTGATCGAATGCCGCGAGGTGCTCGGGCTGGGGCATGCAGCAGGTCTGAGGCTGACCCGCGAGGCGCTGCAGGCACGCCTGCTGGCGATGCTCGATGAGATCGACGAGCCGTTCGACCCGGACGAGAACCTGCTCGACTACGGCCTGGATTCGATCCAGGTGATGTCGCTGCTCAGCGAGTGGCGCGAGCAGGGGCTGGAACTGAGCTTCACCGATCTGGCGAAGACGCCGACGCTCAACGGCTGGTGGGCGCAGATCCAGCAGCACGGAGGTGCCGCATGA
- a CDS encoding (2,3-dihydroxybenzoyl)adenylate synthase yields the protein MSLIPFTRWPDAFAERYRQAGYWLGKPLSHMLAVQAETQPEAIAVVCGERELSYAELDALSTNLAQRLANHGLGPGDRALVQLGNQAELYIVFFALLKAGIAPVNALFSHSRLELRAYAEQIRPRLLIASRLHPLFHNDDLFLAELQQLAGIDTALLHADGLAQRSLAAWLQPVAAACDFAPTPADEVAFFQLSGGSTGTPKLIPRTHDDYYYSVRRSVELCGFDRDTRYLCALPAAHNFPLSSPGALGVFVAGGRVVLAADPGPASCFALIAAQQVNVAALVPPALSLWLQAAPGHEAELASLRLLQVGGARLPEAQARRIPAVLGCRLQQVFGMAEGLVNYTRLDDDDEHVYLTQGRPMSPDDEVRVVDRDGRPVAPGQVGALLTRGPYTIRGYFQSPEHNAQAFDAEGFYRSGDLVQLRADGYLVVVGRIKDQINRGGEKIAAEEVENLLMAHPAVTHAALVSMPDPSMGEKSCAFIVSRDPTLKGVALRKYLRGLGLADYKLPDRIEQVAALPMTAVGKVDKTRLRRRLAEQLTVTE from the coding sequence TACGCCGAGCTGGATGCATTGTCCACCAACCTGGCCCAGCGGCTGGCCAATCACGGCCTCGGGCCGGGCGACCGGGCGCTGGTGCAGCTGGGCAACCAGGCCGAGCTGTACATCGTGTTCTTCGCGCTGCTCAAGGCCGGGATTGCGCCAGTCAACGCACTGTTCAGCCACAGCCGGCTGGAACTGCGCGCCTATGCCGAGCAGATCCGTCCGCGCCTGCTGATCGCCAGCCGTTTGCATCCACTGTTCCACAACGACGACCTGTTTCTCGCCGAGCTGCAGCAGCTGGCCGGCATCGACACCGCCTTGCTGCATGCCGACGGTCTGGCGCAGCGCAGCCTGGCGGCCTGGCTGCAACCGGTGGCCGCCGCGTGCGACTTTGCGCCGACGCCCGCCGACGAGGTGGCGTTCTTCCAGCTATCCGGCGGCAGCACCGGCACGCCGAAGCTGATCCCCCGAACCCACGACGACTACTACTACAGCGTGCGGCGCAGCGTCGAACTGTGCGGTTTCGACCGCGATACCCGTTACCTCTGCGCACTGCCGGCCGCGCACAACTTCCCGCTCAGCTCGCCCGGCGCGCTGGGCGTCTTCGTCGCCGGTGGCCGCGTGGTGCTCGCGGCCGATCCCGGACCGGCGAGCTGTTTTGCGCTGATCGCCGCGCAGCAGGTCAATGTCGCCGCGCTGGTGCCGCCGGCGCTGTCGCTGTGGCTGCAGGCGGCGCCCGGGCACGAGGCGGAGCTGGCCTCGCTGCGGTTGCTGCAGGTCGGCGGCGCGCGACTGCCGGAAGCGCAGGCGCGGCGCATCCCGGCGGTGCTCGGCTGTCGTCTGCAGCAGGTCTTCGGCATGGCCGAGGGACTGGTCAACTACACGCGTCTGGACGATGACGACGAGCACGTCTACCTGACCCAAGGCCGGCCGATGAGCCCGGACGACGAGGTCAGGGTGGTCGACCGCGACGGGCGTCCGGTCGCGCCGGGGCAGGTCGGCGCGCTGCTGACTCGCGGGCCTTACACCATCCGCGGCTATTTCCAGAGCCCGGAACACAACGCCCAGGCCTTCGATGCCGAGGGTTTCTACCGCTCCGGCGATCTCGTGCAGCTGCGCGCGGACGGCTACCTGGTGGTGGTCGGACGCATCAAGGACCAGATCAACCGCGGCGGCGAAAAGATCGCCGCCGAGGAAGTGGAAAACCTGCTGATGGCGCATCCGGCCGTCACCCACGCCGCGCTGGTTTCCATGCCGGACCCGAGCATGGGTGAGAAGAGCTGCGCGTTCATCGTCAGCCGCGACCCGACGCTCAAGGGCGTCGCCCTGCGCAAGTACCTGCGTGGCCTCGGGCTCGCCGACTACAAGCTGCCGGACCGCATCGAGCAGGTCGCGGCGCTGCCCATGACGGCGGTGGGCAAGGTCGACAAGACCCGCCTGCGCCGCCGTCTCGCCGAACAACTGACCGTTACTGAATAA
- a CDS encoding non-ribosomal peptide synthetase encodes MRPLGNAQQGLWYGYLLNEDRAMFNTAECIAFAGKVQAPLLIAAVQQAVGECEALSGLYVIDGETVLFEPGELPLTVTQLEVPAFADAESWVRDWAQADIRQPFDLERELACRFVLLRAAGQDFLYSCVHHIALDGYGTNLLYQRIAELYGAAVRGEPAPACGFGRYADVLAEDAERDAQNKTAAARGYWLETFSRLPAPVSFSERSAPISANFVRHGARFPAPLWQLLSATAEAHGIGWADLLLAALSAQLRQVSGSDAQVFGLMVMNRIGSASFNVPCMQMNIAPLCLQADGEASLIATAKAIGKLRRASRKHQHYRYEALRRDLGRVGGEQRLFGPLINIMPFDRPLAYGELAARTLNLSAGPVEDLTLEVQVGADGIPQLDYDANPACYSAEHLRALQEELFELLRRWLAAPQMPRDLILEAWMADYRFHQRLSAPAAEQAQLGEVTSVLAAIRAHAERQPERIALCQGERRLNYAALLARAEEIAAALAEQGVQPGERIGVMLARSPEAILAQLGVLLAGAVYVPLDAEQPAERQTLICASAELALVITEAAYRHRLADSYAGPIQLLGQLATCERRHAPRSGEAAAYLMFTSGSTGTPKGVEISHRALDHFSAAARLRYGVTADDRMLQFAPFNFDASIEEVFVSLSAGATLVLRTDALLQSIDTFVDGIEAQAISIVDLPTAFWNEWVVALRSGQTRIPAGLKTVIIGGEAVFPEQLAAWQRVAGPQLRLINTYGPTEATVVASSCDLQTVDASAERLPIGLPLATVQALVLERGERPAAEGELVLCGAQLANGYLNSASAAFARLRIGAHEETVYRTGDRVRRVDGQLVYLGRLDNEFKISGYRIQPGEVEARLLALNGVDEACVLGLELGGGLRRLVAFVAGPCDDLRAIRRALGQVLPAAMVPTDYRHYRALPRTGSNKLDRKRLQAEYLQDATIQALDDATQQRVSAIWQQILGVGGIQAQDNFFELGGQSLQTIQIVNRLAAEFGTAVKVSDVFDNPCLADFCRFLDSRLRQGQAQVERVW; translated from the coding sequence ATGAGGCCGCTGGGCAATGCGCAGCAGGGCCTGTGGTACGGCTACCTGCTCAACGAAGACCGCGCCATGTTCAACACCGCCGAGTGCATCGCCTTCGCCGGCAAGGTGCAGGCGCCGCTGCTGATCGCTGCCGTGCAGCAGGCGGTAGGCGAGTGCGAGGCGCTCAGCGGGCTATATGTGATCGACGGCGAGACGGTGCTCTTCGAGCCCGGTGAACTGCCGCTGACGGTGACGCAATTGGAGGTGCCGGCGTTTGCCGACGCCGAAAGCTGGGTACGCGATTGGGCGCAGGCCGACATCCGCCAGCCGTTCGACCTGGAGCGCGAACTGGCCTGCCGCTTCGTCCTGCTGCGGGCGGCGGGGCAGGATTTTCTCTACAGCTGCGTGCACCACATCGCCCTCGACGGCTACGGCACCAACCTGTTGTACCAGCGCATCGCCGAGCTCTACGGCGCCGCTGTGCGCGGCGAACCGGCTCCGGCCTGCGGCTTCGGCCGTTATGCCGATGTACTCGCCGAGGACGCCGAGCGCGATGCACAAAACAAGACCGCCGCCGCGCGCGGCTACTGGCTGGAGACCTTCTCGCGGCTGCCGGCGCCGGTCAGCTTCAGCGAGCGCAGCGCGCCGATCTCGGCGAACTTCGTGCGGCACGGCGCGCGCTTTCCGGCACCGCTGTGGCAGCTGCTGAGCGCCACCGCCGAGGCCCACGGCATCGGCTGGGCCGATCTGCTGCTGGCCGCGCTCAGCGCGCAGCTGCGCCAGGTCAGCGGCAGCGATGCCCAGGTGTTCGGCCTGATGGTGATGAATCGCATCGGCTCGGCTTCGTTCAACGTGCCGTGCATGCAGATGAACATCGCGCCGCTGTGCCTGCAGGCCGATGGCGAGGCCAGTCTGATCGCCACTGCGAAGGCCATCGGCAAGCTGCGCCGCGCCAGCCGCAAGCACCAGCATTACCGCTATGAAGCGCTGCGCCGCGACCTCGGCCGCGTCGGCGGCGAGCAGCGGCTGTTCGGCCCGCTGATCAACATCATGCCGTTCGACCGCCCGCTGGCCTACGGCGAGCTGGCGGCGCGCACGCTCAACCTCAGCGCCGGGCCGGTGGAGGACCTGACCCTGGAGGTACAGGTCGGCGCCGATGGCATCCCGCAACTGGACTACGACGCCAACCCGGCGTGCTACAGCGCCGAGCATCTGCGGGCATTGCAGGAGGAGCTATTCGAGCTGCTGCGCCGTTGGCTGGCGGCACCGCAGATGCCGCGCGACCTGATCCTCGAGGCCTGGATGGCCGACTACCGATTTCACCAGCGCCTCAGCGCGCCGGCCGCGGAACAGGCTCAGCTGGGCGAGGTGACCAGCGTGCTGGCGGCGATCCGCGCGCACGCCGAGCGCCAGCCGGAGCGCATCGCCCTGTGTCAGGGCGAGCGCCGGCTGAACTACGCCGCGTTGCTGGCACGCGCCGAGGAGATCGCCGCGGCGCTGGCGGAGCAGGGCGTGCAGCCCGGGGAGCGGATCGGCGTGATGCTCGCCCGCTCGCCCGAGGCGATCCTTGCGCAGCTCGGCGTGCTGTTGGCAGGCGCCGTCTACGTGCCGCTGGATGCCGAGCAGCCGGCCGAACGGCAGACACTGATCTGCGCCAGCGCAGAACTGGCGCTGGTGATCACCGAAGCGGCCTACCGCCATCGCCTGGCCGACAGCTACGCCGGACCGATCCAGCTGCTCGGCCAGCTCGCCACCTGTGAACGCCGGCATGCGCCGCGCAGCGGCGAGGCGGCGGCCTATCTGATGTTCACCTCCGGCTCCACCGGCACGCCGAAGGGCGTGGAGATCAGCCATCGCGCGCTGGATCATTTCAGCGCGGCGGCGCGGCTGCGCTACGGCGTGACGGCGGACGACCGCATGCTGCAGTTCGCGCCGTTCAACTTCGATGCGAGCATCGAGGAAGTCTTCGTCAGCCTCAGTGCCGGCGCGACCCTGGTGCTGCGCACCGATGCGCTGCTGCAGTCGATCGACACCTTCGTCGATGGAATCGAGGCGCAGGCGATCAGCATCGTCGACCTGCCGACCGCGTTCTGGAACGAGTGGGTGGTGGCGCTGCGCAGCGGCCAGACGCGGATTCCAGCCGGGTTGAAGACAGTGATCATCGGCGGCGAGGCGGTATTTCCCGAACAGCTCGCCGCCTGGCAGCGGGTGGCCGGACCGCAGCTGCGGCTGATCAACACCTACGGGCCGACCGAGGCCACGGTGGTCGCCAGCAGCTGCGACCTGCAGACGGTCGATGCCAGCGCCGAACGCCTGCCCATCGGGCTGCCGCTGGCGACCGTGCAGGCGCTGGTGCTCGAACGCGGCGAGCGCCCGGCCGCCGAGGGCGAGCTGGTGCTGTGCGGCGCGCAGCTGGCCAACGGCTATCTCAACAGCGCGTCCGCGGCCTTCGCCCGCCTGCGCATCGGTGCGCACGAGGAGACCGTCTACCGCACCGGCGACCGCGTGCGTCGCGTCGATGGCCAGCTGGTCTACCTCGGCCGGCTGGACAACGAATTCAAGATCAGCGGCTACCGCATCCAGCCCGGCGAGGTGGAGGCGCGCCTGCTGGCGCTGAACGGCGTCGACGAGGCCTGCGTGCTCGGCCTGGAGCTGGGCGGCGGACTGCGCCGGCTGGTGGCCTTCGTCGCTGGCCCCTGTGACGACCTGCGGGCGATTCGCCGCGCGCTGGGTCAGGTATTGCCCGCAGCGATGGTGCCCACCGATTACCGCCACTATCGCGCGCTGCCGCGCACCGGCAGCAACAAGCTCGACCGCAAGCGCCTGCAGGCCGAGTACCTACAGGACGCGACCATCCAGGCACTGGACGATGCCACCCAGCAGCGGGTCAGCGCCATCTGGCAGCAGATCCTCGGCGTCGGCGGCATCCAGGCGCAGGACAACTTCTTCGAACTTGGTGGCCAGTCGTTGCAGACCATCCAGA